ATGCTGCTTAAAAGTTTTTGAAGAGACAGTTAAAGCAAAAGTAAATAAATTTATCCTTAAAATCAATTTTGTTGTTATGATCATTAATAAGGTGTTACGTGTGGAAATAGTAGACTTTGAAGCCCACTTCTACACGAAAGAATATGTTAAAACTCTACTGAAAAATGAGGACCACCCAAAATATAAAAAAGATGAAACAACGAGCACCTACTGGCTGTGGTACACTCCCCACGTGCAAGAGCCGCATACCGAACAACTGTTAGAAAGACTTCTCGACGTGAATGAAAAACGTATCAAAGATATGCATGATGCTGGAGTAAAAATGCAAGTTCTCAGCCTCTCTGCTCCAGGATGTGAACAATTTGAAGCTTCAATAGGAAAAAAGCTTGCTAGAAAAGTCAATGACGAACTTGCCTCAGTTATTGAAAGAAAACCAGATAGATTTGTCGGATTAGCTGCACTTGCCCCACAAGATCCAGGTGAGGCTGCTGATGAACTTGAGCGCGCTGTGAAAGAGTTAGGTCTTAGAGGGTGGAAAACTCACTCTAACATCCGTGGAGCCTACATTGATGATAAGAAATACTGGGTTATATTTGAAAAGGCAGAAAAGTTAGGGGTTCCAATATTTCTACATCCTACCGTTCCAACAATAGATGTGCTCAGTGATACATATGGATATGCGTTAGCTGGACCAGCTTTCGGTTTCACCTTTGATACAGCACTATGCATGATGCGTTTAATCCTGAGTGGAATCTTTGATAGGTACCCGAATCTAAAGATTGTGCTAGGCCACTTTGGCGAAACCATGCCTTTCCTACTAAACCGTCTAGACTTTCCAATTGTAAGACCATGGGTTGCTAAAAACGTAGATATTAAAATCTCAAAAAAGCCAAGTGATTACTTTAAGAGCAATGTGTACGTGGCTACAAGCGGCGAATTCCATAATCCTGCAATTATGTGTACCCTTCAGGTAATGGGCTGTGATAGAGTGTTGTTCGCTTCAGATTATCCTTATGAAGATTCAATGAAAGCTGTTGAACGTGTTAAAGCATTACCATTACCAGAAGAAGAAAAAAGTAAGATATGCCACTTGAATGCGAAAACCTTACTAAATATACGTTAACATGGGTGGGAAAACCTGTAAGGAAAATTTTTATTAGAAGATGAAAACAATGGGATGTTAAAAATGGTGATCATTGAAAATGGCTCACGGGTACGCTGG
The sequence above is drawn from the Candidatus Bathyarchaeota archaeon genome and encodes:
- a CDS encoding amidohydrolase, which produces MEIVDFEAHFYTKEYVKTLLKNEDHPKYKKDETTSTYWLWYTPHVQEPHTEQLLERLLDVNEKRIKDMHDAGVKMQVLSLSAPGCEQFEASIGKKLARKVNDELASVIERKPDRFVGLAALAPQDPGEAADELERAVKELGLRGWKTHSNIRGAYIDDKKYWVIFEKAEKLGVPIFLHPTVPTIDVLSDTYGYALAGPAFGFTFDTALCMMRLILSGIFDRYPNLKIVLGHFGETMPFLLNRLDFPIVRPWVAKNVDIKISKKPSDYFKSNVYVATSGEFHNPAIMCTLQVMGCDRVLFASDYPYEDSMKAVERVKALPLPEEEKSKICHLNAKTLLNIR